A part of Silvimonas soli genomic DNA contains:
- the murC gene encoding UDP-N-acetylmuramate--L-alanine ligase — MKHKVKSIHFVGIGGVGMSGIAEVLVNLGFEVSGSDLGSNATTQRLIAAGAKVYQGHSADYARGVDVVVTSTAVTADNPEVLAAREAKTPVIPRAMMLAELMRLKQGIAIAGTHGKTTTTSLTACVLQAADLDPTFVIGGKLHAAGTNARLGHGDFLVAEADESDASFLYLNPVISVVTNIDQDHMDTYGHDFNKLKGAFVDFLRHLPFYGRAVLCVDDPHVRSILPEVTSPVTTYGFSEDATLRAENVEAAGGQMKFDAVWENGETRRIPIVLNMPGKHNVLNALAAIGIGLEVGASEGAIQRALAEFTGVGRRFQQYGEVALKPAADGSGRGSFTLVDDYGHHPVEMAATLAAARGAFPGRRLVLAFQPHRYTRTRDCFEDFVKVLSTVDGLLLADVYAAGEAPIVAADSRSLARAIRVAGKVEPVFVEQIADMPEAVFAAVQDGDVVITMGAGSIGGIPAKLAGA; from the coding sequence ATGAAACATAAAGTTAAAAGCATTCACTTTGTCGGGATTGGCGGCGTTGGCATGAGCGGCATCGCCGAAGTATTGGTCAACCTGGGCTTTGAAGTCAGCGGTTCTGACTTGGGCAGCAATGCCACCACGCAACGCCTGATCGCCGCAGGCGCCAAGGTGTATCAGGGCCATTCGGCCGATTACGCCCGTGGTGTGGACGTGGTGGTGACTTCGACCGCCGTGACTGCCGATAACCCGGAAGTGCTGGCGGCACGCGAAGCCAAAACCCCGGTTATCCCGCGCGCCATGATGCTGGCCGAACTGATGCGGCTCAAGCAAGGCATCGCCATTGCCGGCACGCATGGCAAGACCACCACCACCAGCTTGACCGCGTGCGTGCTGCAAGCGGCTGATTTAGACCCAACCTTTGTGATTGGTGGAAAGCTGCATGCGGCTGGCACCAACGCGCGCCTGGGCCACGGCGATTTTCTGGTGGCCGAGGCAGACGAATCAGACGCCTCGTTCCTGTATCTCAATCCGGTTATCTCGGTCGTGACCAACATCGACCAGGACCACATGGATACCTACGGCCACGACTTCAACAAACTCAAAGGTGCGTTTGTTGATTTCCTGCGCCACCTGCCGTTTTACGGTCGCGCCGTGCTGTGTGTGGATGATCCACACGTGCGCTCCATCCTGCCCGAAGTGACCAGCCCGGTTACCACCTACGGCTTTAGCGAAGACGCCACCTTGCGTGCCGAGAACGTCGAAGCTGCAGGCGGCCAGATGAAGTTTGACGCGGTGTGGGAAAACGGCGAAACCCGCCGCATCCCAATCGTGCTGAACATGCCCGGCAAGCATAACGTGCTCAACGCTTTGGCGGCGATTGGGATTGGCTTGGAAGTGGGCGCCAGCGAAGGCGCAATTCAGCGCGCTCTGGCCGAATTCACCGGTGTCGGTCGGCGCTTCCAGCAATACGGCGAAGTGGCCTTGAAACCCGCTGCAGATGGCAGCGGGCGTGGCAGTTTCACGCTAGTGGATGACTACGGTCATCACCCGGTAGAAATGGCGGCGACTCTGGCCGCAGCGCGCGGTGCTTTCCCGGGCCGTCGCCTGGTGCTGGCGTTCCAGCCACATCGCTACACGCGCACCCGCGACTGTTTTGAAGACTTTGTCAAAGTGCTGTCCACCGTCGATGGCTTGTTGCTGGCCGACGTGTACGCCGCTGGGGAGGCACCAATTGTCGCCGCGGACAGCCGCAGTCTGGCTCGTGCCATCCGTGTTGCGGGCAAGGTCGAGCCGGTGTTTGTGGAACAAATTGCAGATATGCCTGAGGCAGTATTCGCCGCAGTGCAAGACGGCGACGTGGTTATCACCATGGGCGCCGGGTCGATTGGCGGTATCCCGGCCAAGCTCGCGGGGGCATGA
- a CDS encoding D-alanine--D-alanine ligase: protein MKQYGKVAVLMGGTSSEREVSLMSGTGVLAALQSRGVDAHKFDPAEKPLLSIKDEGFDRVFAILHGPYGEDGTVQGALEVLGVPYTGCGVLASAIGMDKLRTKLIWQALGLPIPAFELVDANSDFAAIEQKLGLPLFVKPATEGSSVGVVKVKTAGGLKAAYEEAAKFDKLVLAETFVGGGEYTTAVLGNAALPAVKIEPATEFYDYEAKYFRDDTVYHCPCGLSAEKEVQIAADVLKAFWAIGGSSWGRVDFLMDEAGQHYLLEVNTAPGMTSHSLFPMAARQAGMSYEDLVLRILDTTLDGQE from the coding sequence ATGAAGCAATACGGAAAAGTGGCGGTTTTGATGGGAGGCACCTCCAGCGAGCGTGAAGTCTCGTTGATGAGTGGCACCGGCGTGCTGGCGGCTTTGCAAAGCCGAGGGGTGGATGCGCACAAGTTTGATCCGGCTGAAAAACCGCTGCTGTCGATCAAGGACGAAGGTTTTGATCGTGTGTTCGCTATTTTGCACGGTCCATACGGTGAAGACGGCACGGTCCAGGGCGCGTTGGAGGTATTGGGCGTGCCTTACACCGGCTGCGGCGTACTGGCTTCGGCCATCGGCATGGACAAGCTGCGTACCAAGCTGATCTGGCAAGCGCTGGGTTTGCCGATTCCGGCGTTCGAGTTGGTCGATGCCAACTCCGACTTTGCCGCCATTGAGCAAAAACTCGGTCTGCCGCTGTTTGTAAAACCGGCCACCGAAGGCTCCAGCGTGGGTGTGGTGAAGGTGAAAACGGCGGGTGGCCTCAAGGCGGCTTATGAAGAGGCAGCCAAGTTCGACAAGCTGGTGCTGGCCGAAACGTTTGTCGGTGGCGGTGAATACACCACGGCCGTGCTGGGCAATGCAGCACTGCCCGCCGTGAAGATTGAACCGGCCACCGAGTTCTACGACTACGAAGCCAAGTATTTCCGCGACGACACGGTTTATCACTGTCCGTGTGGTTTGTCGGCAGAGAAAGAAGTGCAGATCGCCGCAGATGTGCTGAAAGCATTCTGGGCCATTGGCGGCAGCAGTTGGGGCCGCGTGGACTTTTTGATGGATGAAGCAGGCCAGCATTACTTGCTGGAAGTAAACACCGCACCAGGTATGACCAGTCACAGCCTGTTTCCGATGGCGGCGCGCCAGGCGGGCATGAGCTACGAGGATCTGGTGCTGCGGATTCTGGACACCACGCTGGACGGGCAGGAATAA